A single region of the Brassica rapa cultivar Chiifu-401-42 chromosome A03, CAAS_Brap_v3.01, whole genome shotgun sequence genome encodes:
- the LOC103857551 gene encoding transcription factor bHLH53, protein MSSMDCLSNFFTWDPPIQLQDCFIPDMDMIIPETDSFFFQSQPQMQFHQPFVQEEAPSQTFIELTDFDSFSDQFLPPQETHLPYPKAETFDEIHYLDSFLPTPKRQKLVNSSYHCNTFTHFPNPNLDIVQQASVFPEFRVHDIPLVFKAGLGDQDGAKKPKLSSQSMAARERRRRIAEKTHELTKLVPGGQKLNTAEMFQAAAKYVKFLQSQVGILQMMQTTKKVTTSLQKQHYKLIETLTVLSNEVVVILQTQGITDVEIETQFLLESQAVQEKLSMKELCLVPCEIVRDLTSEESIWRNPKISREIDKLLSTDLAN, encoded by the coding sequence ATGTCGTCCATGGATTGTTTAAGCAACTTCTTTACTTGGGATCCTCCTATCCAGCTCCAGGATTGTTTTATCCCAGATATGGATATGATTATCCCAGAAACCGACAGTTTCTTCTTCCAGTCTCAACCTCAAATGCAGTTTCATCAGCCATTTGTTCAAGAAGAAGCTCCTTCACAGACCTTTATAGAGCTCACTGACTTTGACTCTTTCTCCGACCAGTTTCTTCCTCCCCAAGAAACCCATCTTCCTTACCCTAAAGCTGAAACTTTCGACGAAATACACTACTTGGATTCCTTCCTTCCCACGCCAAAACGCCAGAAACTTGTTAACTCAAGCTACCACTGTAACACTTTCACCCATTTCCCAAACCCTAACCTTGATATCGTTCAACAAGCTTCCGTCTTCCCTGAGTTTCGAGTTCATGACATCCCCTTGGTGTTCAAGGCAGGTCTAGGAGATCAAGACGGGGCCAAGAAACCAAAGCTTTCATCTCAGAGCATGGCGGCTcgagagaggagaagaagaattgCTGAGAAGACCCACGAGCTCACGAAACTAGTCCCTGGTGGCCAGAAACTTAACACCGCCGAGATGTTCCAAGCCGCCGCTAAGTATGTCAAGTTCTTGCAAAGCCAAGTTGGCATCCTCCAAATGATGCAGACCACAAAGAAGGTAACAACCAGCCTCCAAAAACAACACTACAAATTAATTGAAACCCTAACCGTGTTGTCTAACGAGGTGGTTGTTATTTTGCAGACGCAGGGTATCACTGATGTGGAAATAGAAACTCAGTTTTTGCTTGAGTCGCAAGCAGTCCAGGAGAAGCTATCAATGAAGGAATTATGTTTGGTTCCATGTGAAATTGTTCGAGATCTAACAAGTGAAGAATCCATTTGGAGAAACCCAAAGATTTCTCGAGAGATCGACAAGTTACTGTCCACAGATCTGGCTAACTAG
- the LOC103857552 gene encoding coatomer subunit epsilon-2, translating into MAGMGSGPDHLFNLRNTFYLGAYQTAINNSEIPNLSPEDAVERDCLVFRSYIALGSYQLVISEIDEAAATPLQAVKLLAMYLSSPDNKESTISSVKEWLADSTIGNNAILRLIAGTIFMHEEDYNEALKHTHAGGTMDLHALNVQIFIKMHRSDYAEKQLRVMQQYDEDHTLTQLATAWLNLAVGGSKIQEAYLIFQDFSERYPMTCLVLNSKAVCCMQMGNFDEAESLLLEALNKDAKDPETLANLVVCSLHVGKSSSRYLSQLKLSHPEHVLVKRVSSAEDNFERALQSIA; encoded by the exons ATGGCAGGGATGGGATCAGGACCAGATCACCTCTTCAACCTCCGAAACACCTTTTATCTGGGAGCTTACCAAACGGCGATCAACAACAGCGAGATCCCTAACCTCTCCCCGGAGGACGCCGTGGAACGCGACTGTCTCGTCTTCCGCTCGTACATAGCCCTCGGTAGCTATCAG CTTGTCATCAGTGAGATCGATGAAGCCGCCGCTACTCCATTGCAGGCAGTCAAGCTCCTCGCTATGTATCTATCGAGTCCTGATAATAAG GAATCAACCATTTCAAGCGTGAAGGAATGGTTGGCAGATTCAACAATAGGAAACAATGCTATCTTGAGGTTGATTGCTGGTACTATTTTCATGCATGAGGAAGATTATAATGAAGCTCTGAAACACACTCATGCTGGAGGAACTATGGATCt GCATGCCTTGAATGTCCAGATATTCATTAAGATGCACAGATCAGATTACGCTGAGAAGCAGCTTAGAGTGATGCAACAGTATGACGAAGACCACACTCTCACTCAACTTGCTACCGCGTGGTTGAACCTGGCAGTG GGTGGCTCGAAGATACAGGAAGCTTATCTTATTTTCCAGGATTTCTCTGAGAGGTATCCAATGACATGCTTGGTTTTGAATAGCAAAGCAGTTTGCTGTATGCAAATGGGTAATTTTGATGAAGCTGAATCACTACTGCTTGAAGCACTCAACAAG GATGCTAAAGACCCAGAAACTCTTGCAAACCTTGTCGTCTGCAGTCTTCATGTTGGCAAATCATCTTCACGTTACTTAAG CCAGCTGAAACTATCACACCCTGAACATGTGCTTGTGAAGCGTGTATCATCAGCCGAAGATAACTTCGAGCGAGCGCTTCAATCTATCGCTTGA
- the LOC103857554 gene encoding uncharacterized protein LOC103857554: protein MSPPALFVFEDDLNSKWSNEELQRLSVFARENSNPNFKILVKNAALQNQHTVSSVLSSPSVKDESFRMVLPQVMSPPRDKAVPLPVLPEPMMKPQKKLGRQETMFAVGKSRYDHEKNQNHEEEDFKCSAFCLSLLGFGKKKTARSPKSKDSSIKKKMIKGSSFSNSIVSLGASFEKFEYGSWVSATALARENDRLYFDLPLEMIQCGRGGGGNVQEPVSSGFLLDKETESLALKSVLLKTSLSGREQRSLAETSPQRGVRFSNMTSVSCPSSPRSSITPTLA, encoded by the coding sequence ATGTCTCCTCCAGCGTTGTTTGTGTTTGAAGATGATTTAAACAGTAAATGGAGCAATGAAGAGTTGCAGCGTCTCAGTGTTTTTGCCAGAGAAAACTCTaaccctaatttcaaaatcttgGTGAAGAATGCTGCTCTGCAGAACCAGCATACCGTTTCCTCAGTTCTCTCCAGCCCATCTGTGAAAGATGAAAGCTTCAGAATGGTCTTACCTCAGGTGATGTCTCCACCGAGAGATAAAGCAGTGCCACTTCCTGTTCTACCCGAGCCGATGATGAAACCACAGAAGAAGCTTGGCCGCCAAGAAACCATGTTTGCTGTAGGAAAATCTCGGTATGATCATGAGAAAAACCAAAACCATGAAGAGGAAGATTTCAAATGCAGTGCCTTCTGTTTATCCCTCCTTGGTTTTGGGAAGAAAAAAACTGCGAGGTCACCGAAAAGCAAGGATTCATCtataaagaagaaaatgatcaaaGGGTCATCGTTTTCAAACTCCATTGTCTCCCTAGGTGCCTCATTCGAGAAATTTGAATATGGCTCATGGGTTTCAGCAACTGCTCTGGCCCGAGAAAACGACCGATTGTACTTTGACCTGCCGTTGGAGATGATCCAATGTGGCCGTGGAGGCGGTGGAAATGTGCAAGAACCGGTGAGTTCGGGTTTCTTGTTAGACAAGGAAACAGAAAGTTTAGCTTTGAAGAGTGTTCTTCTGAAGACTTCTCTGTCCGGAAGGGAACAAAGAAGTTTGGCTGAGACGTCACCGCAACGCGGTGTCAGATTCTCGAACATGACCTCGGTTTCATGCCCGAGTTCACCTCGATCGAGTATCACCCCCACGCTTGCGTAA
- the LOC103857555 gene encoding receptor-like protein EIX1: MNLKLKLRPSFFFSFLVFIFLLKKPDLGSASNSPKCISSQRQALLTFKQSLTDPSGRLSSWSGPDCCKWRGVGCDRRTSYVIKIDLRNPNQTLRRNGEFRKGSLGGMINPSLTRLKFLSYLDLSSNDFNFTEIPEFLGHIVSLRYLNLSFSSFSGEVPASLGNLSKLESLDLYAQTFSDDLFTINLRSGNLGWLSGLSSSLTYLNMGFVSLRGAGEVWLEDLSRLEKLKELHLFSCEIWNLPLSFPSSSANLKLLEVLDLSRNSFISPIPNWLFDLTSLRKLFLQSVRLQGTISPGFKKLKLLETLDLSKNELSGEIPAVLGDLPQLKHLDLSENSFEGQIHRFLDALSKNKGNSSLLSLSLMFDRLEGTLPESLGALRNLQILELTGNSFTGSIPSSVGNMASLKKLDLSFNSMNGKIPESLGKLEELVDLNLMENKWEGVLLKSHFVNLRSLKSFTLATEANRSLVFKVPSTWVPPFRLELIRIENCQIGPSFPMWLQVQNKLNSVTLRNTGIADKIPHSWFSIIAAGVTELYLENNRIKGTLPQNLVFPNLAAFDLSSNNFQGPFPRWTTYATELYLYQNNFSGSLPADIHVLMPQLKNIKLFQNSFTGKISSSLCELTGLETLNLRNNRFSGSLPKCWRPSSELYEIDASENSISGQIPESLCVLPRLSVLLLNQNALEGNIPDTFQNCSGITHVHLGGNKLTGKLPSWLSKLSSLSMLRLPSNSFDGQIPDDLCSAPSLHILDLSENKLSGPVPKCIGNLTAIVQGKSVDEYYEYQEIRDSINLSGNNMYGEIPAGILDLTYLRILNLSRNSVAGSIPGNISKLGHLETLDLSSNRFSGAIPQSLAAISSLHTLNLSYNKLEGSIPKQLKFKDPSIYIGNELLCGKPLSKKCTRKQQNVVVN; encoded by the coding sequence ATGAACCTCAAGCTCAAGCTCAGGccaagcttcttcttctcctttctgGTTTTCATCTTTCTTCTCAAAAAACCTGATTTGGGATCAGCATCTAATAGTCCTAAATGTATATCCTCCCAGCGCCAAGCTCTTCTCACTTTCAAACAATCACTCACTGATCCTTCTGGTCGACTCTCCTCTTGGTCCGGACCTGACTGCTGCAAATGGCGCGGCGTTGGCTGCGACCGCAGAACCAGCTACGTCATCAAGATTGATCTCAGAAACCCGAATCAAACACTTAGGCGTAATGGTGAATTTAGAAAGGGTAGCTTGGGGGGAATGATAAATCCTTCTTTGACCCGTCTCAAGTTCTTGAGCTATCTGGACTTGAGTTCAAATGATTTCAACTTCACGGAGATCCCCGAGTTTTTAGGCCACATCGTTAGTCTAAGGTACCTGAATCTTTCTTTCTCATCGTTTTCCGGTGAAGTTCCTGCCAGTCTTGGGAATTTGTCGAAGCTCGAGTCTCTTGATCTGTACGCTCAGACGTTTAGTGACGATCTGTTCACCATAAATTTGCGTTCAGGCAACCTCGGGTGGCTTTCAGGTCTCTCTTCTTCACTGACTTACCTCAACATGGGGTTTGTGAGTCTGAGAGGTGCTGGTGAAGTCTGGTTAGAGGATCTCAGTAGACTCGAGAAGCTGAAGGAGTTGCATTTGTTCAGCTGTGAGATTTGGAACTTACCTCTCTCTTTCCCTTCTTCGTCTGCGAATCTGAAGCTTCTTGAAGTTCTTGATTTGTCTCGAAACTCTTTCATTTCACCGATACCCAACTGGCTATTTGATCTCACCAGCCTCAGAAAGCTTTTCCTCCAATCGGTTCGTCTCCAGGGAACGATTTCCCCCGgattcaagaagctgaagcttctAGAGACGCTAGATCTGTCCAAGAATGAACTCTCGGGAGAAATTCCAGCGGTTCTTGGAGACCTTCCTCAGCTGAAGCATCTTGACCTTTCTGAAAACTCTTTCGAAGGTCAAATCCACAGGTTTCTTGACGCCTTGTCCAAGAACAAAGGAAATAGCAGCTTGCTCTCTCTCAGTCTAATGTTCGACCGTTTAGAGGGGACATTGCCTGAGTCGCTTGGCGCGTTGAGGAATCTACAGATTCTGGAACTTACAGGCAATTCCTTCACTGGTTCGATCCCTTCCTCTGTAGGAAACATGGCGTCACTGAAGAAACTTGATCTTTCTTTCAACTCCATGAACGGGAAGATCCCGGAAAGCTTGGGGAAGCTTGAGGAGCTTGTGGATCTAAACTTGATGGAGAACAAGTGGGAAGGTGTTCTGCTGAAGTCTCATTTCGTCAATCTTAGAAGCTTGAAAAGCTTCACTCTCGCAACTGAAGCAAACAGATCTCTCGTCTTTAAGGTGCCATCAACATGGGTTCCTCCTTTCAGATTGGAGCTTATCAGAATCGAGAACTGCCAGATCGGCCCTTCGTTTCCAATGTGGCTTCAAGTACAAAACAAACTCAACTCCGTCACACTCAGGAACACTGGGATTGCGGATAAAATACCCCACAGCTGGTTCTCCATAATAGCTGCTGGTGTAACTGAACTGTATCTAGAAAACAACAGAATCAAAGGTACGTTACCTCAAAATCTCGTGTTCCCAAATTTAGCAGCCTTTGATTTGAGCTCCAACAACTTCCAAGGCCCTTTCCCTCGCTGGACAACATACGCAACAGAGCTTTATCTTTACCAGAACAACTTCTCGGGTTCTCTTCCAGCTGACATCCATGTCTTGATGCCACAATTGAAAAACATAAAACTCTTTCAAAACAGTTTCACCGGAAAAATCTCATCGTCTCTATGTGAACTCACCGGACTGGAAACCCTGAATCTAAGAAACAACCGTTTCTCCGGTAGTCTCCCAAAATGCTGGCGTCCTTCATCCGAGCTTTACGAAATCGACGCGTCTGAGAACAGCATATCAGGCCAAATACCGGAGTCTCTCTGCGTGCTGCCTCGTCTCAGCGTCTTGCTTCTGAACCAGAATGCATTGGAAGGTAATATCCCAGACACTTTCCAGAACTGCTCTGGCATTACACACGTTCATCTCGGAGGAAACAAGCTGACTGGGAAACTTCCGTCGTGGCTAAGTAAGCTGTCTTCTCTGTCCATGCTTCGTTTGCCAAGTAACTCCTTTGATGGTCAAATCCCAGATGATCTATGCAGCGCCCCGAGTCTACACATTCTGGACCTCTCAGAAAACAAATTATCCGGCCCGGTTCCAAAATGCATCGGCAATCTCACAGCCATTGTGCAAGGTAAAAGCGTCGACGAGTACTATGAATACCAAGAGATACGCGATAGCATAAATCTTTCCGGAAACAACATGTATGGAGAAATCCCAGCTGGGATCTTGGACCTTACTTACCTTCGAATCTTGAATTTATCAAGAAACTCCGTCGCGGGAAGCATTCCCGGGAATATTTCGAAACTTGGTCACCTGGAGACGCTTGATCTATCAAGTAACAGGTTTTCTGGTGCTATTCCTCAGAGCTTGGCAGCGATATCTTCTCTCCATACGCTGAATCTTTCTTACAATAAACTGGAGGGGAGCATACCTAAGCAGCTGAAGTTTAAAGATCCGTCCATTTACATTGGAAATGAGTTACTCTGTGGTAAACCACTTTCTAAAAAGTGCACAAGGAAGCAGCAGAATGTTGTGGTTAATTAA
- the LOC103857556 gene encoding uncharacterized protein LOC103857556, translating to MDKDNMDQAKGYEHVRYTAAPDPRSEGIGSMNQRFSHDSSTNVNMNVRPPDYAIPTPARPVLNYSIQTGEEFAFEFMRDRVIMKPQFVPDVYGKPPSGMPVSVNLSAMGMVLPVSESGSNTTVLSAAEKRHTFEQERKPPARKEDKSYHELVKSAPVISSRNDTGQKVQSLVSSRASDSSLNQAKFLCSFGGRIIPRPRDQKLRYVGGETRIIRISKDISFQELMRKMSEMFPEVRTIKYQLPGEDLDALVSVSSDEDLQNMMEECTVFGNGGSEKPRMFLLSSSDIEEGQFGMEAAEGDSEVQYVVAVNGMDLGSRKSSLGITAPGNNLDELLHSNTDREISRAATEPAVASVAPLAGNESLSAGQTSQPVAGFSTGNEPFSQPYLGQQVHFTGLGNHQVYTSAHMASIGYIDEKGSAPLHVQPQPHFIPYSVNPETPLEVVAPHYPHKPEQGVLHDEQIYHVQDSEASTKEAKMRRDDSFKKVTDPANVSTVGTSLPAKEPKLRIESSTPRVSEYSVSSTSDLKVPDHVLKEEAPVSTQVSDSTPNPSTSACPEKSGRKSQDHVENNLSAKEPKMRKEQSTTRASEYSISSVSSDSMVPNHTLKEEAPVSMQISNSTPNPSSFFYPEGSLKTPQEYVPKTAALDTANEGIKIYQENQFSLPGRISGSGLVTSDGDSSNVSNVDQQVLHKKVFHSERIPRDMAESKRLSKSDDSLGSQFVMAKSTSDAFLPISESAETFHEANMESQNVHSSAPVRPAPESLWTAEGNISQFEKRNLEPNAPEHVSQSEASDKAVPRGHLENGDIVVDINDRFPRDFLADILKVKESLSFPGLGPLHGDGAGVSVNVQNLDPKNWSYFRNLAQDEFERKDLSLMDQDHPGFPTSLTNTDGVPIDYSYPPLQSEKIAPTRLKPQIHFDENIQPHVSTTAVADSRTADTQEDYGQSQFKGAETTDANVNTGVPLIDLVAEDSSHRSLQVIKNDDLEELKELGSGTFGTVYHGKWRGTDVAIKRIKRSCFIGRSSEQERLTSEFWHEAEILSKLHHPNVMAFYGVVRDGPGGTLATVTEYMVNGSLRHVLLSNRQIDRRKRLIIAMDAAFGMEYLHSKNIVHFDLKCDNLLVNLKDPARPICKVGDFGLSKIKRNTLVTGGVRGTLPWMAPELLSGSSSKVSEKVDVFSFGIVLWEILTGEEPYANMHYGAIIGGIVNNTLRPTVPSYCDPEWRMLMEQCWAPDPFVRPSFPEIARRLRTMSTSAAKAHAANHQVHK from the exons ATGGATAAAGATAACATGGATCAAGCAAAGGGTTATGAACACGTTCGGTATACTGCCGCCCCTGACCCTAGGAGTGAGGGGATTGGCTCTATGAATCAAAGGTTTTCTCACGATTCTTCAACTAATGTTAACATGAATGTACGACCTCCAGATTATGCTATTCCCACCCCTGCTCGGCCAGTTCTGAACTACTCCATACAGACTGGTGAAGAATTTGCGTTTGAGTTTATGAGAGATAGGGTGATTATGAAACCGCAGTTCGTACCCGATGTGTACGGTAAGCCGCCCAGTGGTATGCCTGTTTCTGTTAATTTAAGTGCTATGGGGATGGTTCTTCCGGTGTCAGAGAGTGGGTCTAACACCACGGTGCTTAGCGCAGCAGAGAAACGCCATACCTTTGAGCAAGAGAGAAAACCTCCTGCTAGAAAGGAAGATAAGAGCTACCATGAGCTGGTCAAGTCAGCCCCGGTTATTTCTTCAAGAAATGACACTGGTCAGAAGGTTCAAAGTCTGGTTTCTTCTAGAGCTTCTGATAGCTCTTTGAACCAGGCAAAGTTCTTGTGTAGTTTTGGTGGTAGAATCATACCGCGCCCCAGAGATCAGAAACTTAGATATGTAGGCGGTGAAACGCGTATCATACGGATTAGCAAGGATATTTCTTTCCAAGAACTCATGCGTAAAATGTCAGAAATGTTCCCTGAAGTACGTACCATTAAATATCAGCTGCCAGGCGAAGATCTTGATGCACTAGTCTCTGTATCTTCTGATGAGGATTTACAAAACATGATGGAGGAATGTACTGTGTTTGGTAATGGAGGATCTGAGAAGCCCAGGATGTTTTTGCTTTCAAGCAGTGATATAGAGGAGGGTCAGTTCGGTATGGAAGCTGCAGAGGGTGATTCTGAGGTTCAGTATGTTGTTGCTGTCAATGGGATGGATCTTGGTTCACGTAAAAGTTCCCTTGGTATAACTGCTCCAGGGAACAATTTGGATGAACTACTTCACAGTAATACTGACAGGGAGATCAGTCGAGCTGCCACAGAACCAGCAGTAGCTTCGGTTGCTCCCTTGGCTGGTAATGAGTCTTTGTCAGCGGGCCAAACTTCTCAACCCGTGGCAGGTTTTTCTACTGGTAATGAACCATTTTCACAGCCTTATCTAGGACAGCAAGTGCACTTCACCGGACTTGGTAACCACCAAGTTTACACATCAGCTCACATGGCAAGCATCGGCTATATAGATGAGAAGGGGTCTGCTCCGTTGCATGTTCAACCACAGCCTCATTTTATTCCTTATTCTGTGAATCCTGAAACGCCTCTTGAAGTTGTGGCGCCTCACTATCCACATAAACCAGAGCAAGGAGTTTTGCATGATGAGCAGATCTACCATGTACAAGATTCAGAAGCTTCAACAAAAGAGGCCAAAATGAGAAGAGATGACTCGTTTAAGAAGGTAACTGATCCTGCTAATGTATCTACTGTCGGGACCAGTCTTCCAGcaaaggaaccaaagctgaggATAGAATCATCAACTCCAAGGGTCAGTGAGTACTCTGTTTCCTCTACGTCTGATTTGAAAGTCCCAGATCACGTCCTGAAGGAAGAAGCCCCGGTTTCCACACAAGTATCCGATTCAACACCAAATCCAAGTACCTCAGCTTGTCCAGAGAAAAGTGGTAGAAAATCCCAGGATCATGTTGAGAATAATCTTTCAGCAAAGGAGCCAAAGATGAGAAAAGAACAGTCCACCACAAGGGCCAGTGAGTATTCCATCTCCTCTGTATCAAGTGATTCTATGGTCCCAAATCACACCCTCAAGGAAGAAGCTCCTGTTTCCATGCAAATATCCAACTCAACACCAAATCCAAGTTCCTTTTTTTACCCAGAAGGAAGTCTTAAAACACCTCAGGAATATGTTCCGAAAACGGCTGCCTTAGATACAGCAAATGAAGGCATAAAAATCTATCAGGAGAACCAATTTTCTCTGCCTGGGAGAATCTCTGGATCGGGGCTTGTTACTTCAGATGGTGATTCATCGAATGTGAGTAATGTCGACCAGCAGGTGCTTCATAAAAAGGTTTTTCATTCTGAGCGCATTCCACGAGATATGGCAGAAAGTAAACGTTTGTCTAAATCTGATGATTCCCTTGGTTCCCAATTTGTAATGGCTAAGTCAACTTCAGATGCATTCCTACCTATTAGCGAATCAGCTGAAACTTTTCATGAAGCTAATATGGAGTCCCAGAATGTTCATTCTAGCGCACCAGTAAGACCAGCTCCTGAAAGCCTCTGGACAGCGGAGGGTAATATTTCACAATTTGAAAAAAGGAACTTGGAGCCGAACGCCCCAGAGCACGTAAGTCAGTCAGAGGCTTCAGATAAGGCTGTTCCGCGAGGACACCTAGAGAACGGGGATATTGTTGTTGATATTAATGATAGGTTTCCTCGTGATTTTCTTGCTGATATATTGAAAGTGAAAGAGTCTCTAAGCTTCCCTGGATTAGGGCCATTGCATGGTGATGGAGCTGGAGTGAGTGTAAATGTTCAGAATCTTGACCCTAAAAATTGGTCGTATTTTCGAAATTTGGCGCAGGATGAGTTTGAGAGGAAGGATCTATCCCTTATGGACCAGGACCACCCTGGATTTCCCACTTCCCTTACTAATACCGACGGAGTTCCTATTGATTATAGCTACCCACCATTGCAATCAGAGAAAATTGCTCCAACTCGGTTaaaaccacaaatccacttTGATGAGAATATCCAGCCGCATGTGTCCACTACTGCCGTGGCTGATTCGAGAACAGCAGACACACAAGAAGATTACGGTCAGTCACAGTTCAAAGGTGCTGAAACCACAGATGCAAATGTG AATACTGGAGTTCCTCTTATTGACCTTGTTGCTGAGGACAGTAGCCACAGGTCTCTGCAG gtCATTAAAAATGATGACTTGGAAGAACTGAAGGAACTAGGTTCTGGTACCTTTGGAACTGTTTACCATGGAAAATGGAGGGGTACAGATGTTGCTATCAAGCGAATAAAAAGGAGCTGTTTCATTGGTCGTTCATCTGAACAAGAGAGACTG ACCTCTGAGTTCTGGCATGAAGCTGAAATTCTTTCCAAGCTACATCATCCAAATGTGATGGCATTCTACGGCGTAGTGAGAGATGGGCCAGGAGGGACTTTAGCTACAGTGACAGAGTACATGGTCAATGGATCGCTTAGACATGTTCTGCTCAGCAACAG GCAGATTGATCGACGTAAGCGACTCATCATTGCAATGGATGCAGCTTTTGGAATGGAGTATTTGCACTCAAAGAACATAGTGCATTTCGATTTGAAATGTGACAACTTGCTTGTCAACTTAAAGGATCCCGCCCGTCCGATTTGCAAG GTTGGTGATTTTGGTCTGTCAAAGATAAAAAGAAACACTTTGGTCACTGGTGGTGTAAGAGGAACCCTCCCTTGGATGGCTCCCGAACTACTTAGTGGCAGCAGCAGCAAAGTTTCTGAAAAG GTCGATGTGTTCTCTTTCGGAATAGTTTTGTGGGAAATTCTTACCGGTGAGGAACCCTACGCCAATATGCATTACGGAGCAATCATTG GAGGCATAGTGAACAATACACTGAGACCAACCGTGCCAAGCTACTGTGACCCGGAATGGAGGATGCTGATGGAGCAGTGTTGGGCTCCTGACCCATTTGTTCGACCTTCCTTCCCAGAGATAGCCAGACGTCTCCGCACCATGTCCACCTCTGCAGCAAAAGCCCACGCGGCCAATCACCAAGTCCACAAGTAA
- the LOC103857557 gene encoding probable arabinosyltransferase ARAD1, producing the protein MARKSSLLKRAAIAVVSVIAIYVILNASVSPSLPSSSDLIREEDEQPRAPIHPKVKVYMYDLPNRFTHGIIEQHAIVRGGIKDDVTALKYPGHQHMHEWYLFSDLNRPETDRPGSPITRVSDPADADLFYVPVFSSLSLIVNAGRPVDPGSGYSDEKMQEELVDWLESQEWWRRNKGRDHVIPAGDPNALYRILDRVKNAVLLVADFGRLRPDQGSFVKDVVIPYSHRVNLFTGEIGVESRNTLLFFMGNRYRKDGGKVRDLLFQVLEKEEDVTIKHGTQSRENRRAATKGMHTSKFCLNPAGDTPSACRLFDSIVSLCVPVIVSDSIELPFEDVIDYRKFSIFVEAGVALEPGFLVGMLRKIGTEKVLEYQREMKQVRRYFDYDNPNGAVKEIWRQVSQKLPLIKLMSNREKRLVLRNSTEPDCSCLCTNQTGLVTSV; encoded by the exons ATGGCGCGTAAATCATCCCTCCTCAAACGAGCAGCCATCGCCGTCGTCTCCGTCATCGCCATCTACGTCATTCTCAACGCCTCCGTCAGCCCCTCCCTCCCTTCCTCCTCCGATCTCATCCGCGAAGAAGATGAACAACCACGTGCTCCGATTCACCCCAAAGTTAAAGTTTACATGTACGATCTCCCCAACAGATTCACTCACGGCATAATCGAGCAGCACGCAATCGTCCGCGGCGGAATCAAGGATGACGTCACCGCGCTCAAGTATCCGGGTCACCAGCATATGCACGAGTGGTACCTCTTCTCGGATCTAAACCGACCCGAGACGGATCGACCCGGGTCTCCGATCACCCGCGTGTCGGATCCTGCCGACGCCGATCTCTTCTACGTCCCCGTGTTCTCTTCCCTCAGCTTAATCGTGAACGCGGGTCGACCCGTGGATCCCGGGTCGGGTTACAGCGACGAGAAGATGCAGGAGGAGTTGGTGGACTGGCTTGAGAGCCAAGAGTGGTGGAGGAGGAACAAAGGGAGAGATCACGTGATTCCCGCGGGGGATCCGAACGCGCTGTATCGGATCTTGGACCGGGTCAAGAACGCGGTTCTCCTCGTGGCGGATTTTGGGAGGCTTAGGCCTGATCAAGGATCGTTCGTTAAAGATGTGGTGATACCTTACTCTCATAGGGTTAATCTCTTCACTGGAGAGATTGGTGTGGAGTCTCGCAACACGTTGCTCTTCTTCATGGGGAATCGTTATCGCAAAGAT GGCGGGAAAGTTCGTGATTTGCTATTCCAAGTacttgagaaggaagaagatgTAACCATCAAACATGGGACTCAATCAAGAGAGAACCGACGAGCGGCTACGAAAGGAATGCATACTTCAAAGTTCTGTCTAAACCCTGCGGGTGACACTCCATCCGCATGCAGACTCTTTGACTCTATAGTCAGCTTGTGTGTGCCCGTCATTGTAAGCGATAGCATCGAGTTGCCTTTTGAAGATGTTATTGATTACAGAAAGTTTTCGATTTTCGTCGAGGCCGGTGTAGCTCTGGAGCCAGGGTTCTTGGTTGGGATGCTGAGGAAAATAGGAACCGAGAAGGTTCTTGAGTATCAAAGAGAGATGAAACAG GTAAGACGGTATTTTGATTATGATAACCCAAATGGAGCAGTGAAGGAGATCTGGCGTCAAGTCTCACAGAAGCTACCACTCATCAAGCTAATGAGTAACCGTGAAAAACGTCTTGTCTTAAGAAATTCTACTGAACCAGACTGCTCATGTCTATGCACAAACCAAACTGGTCTAGTCACTTCCGTATAA